From a region of the Neobacillus niacini genome:
- a CDS encoding methylmalonyl-CoA mutase subunit beta gives MLRLDNFRNQSFPLMTKEDWKAKAEESLKGKSIETLKSSTYEKIILKPLYSQQDAQKAPDYPGGSDFRRGINPLGYVTNDWKIAQRISYQSVDELKEKLHGSIGKGQTALSFEVSEVLFESNEKIYDILGDLPSRFPFAINGKGLQSAFLAALTERETSANKVSGYVGSDPFSLFVEEGFIVEEFFEGWMDDIELANEKLPKLRTVLINTSTYHQGGANAVQELGIAAAAGTFYLQSLLDRGMKLEDILGKMIFQFSIGGNFFIELAKLRAARILWNKITQVYGADTKDRGMHITAETSSFTKTVYDPYVNLLRAGNEGFAAVVGGVQYLHITPFNGITGCSQLSERIARNTQNILKEEAYLQKVVDPAGGSWYVEALTKELAEKAWQYFQQIAAKGGMLEVLKSGWLQEEIAAVQTKREQDVFTRKQSIVGTNVYANLAESAGSAAVQISNNPLSVDRSNRINIRKINNVRLSEPFEKLRKISEEITSKSGSKPQIGMICLGELKYYKPRLDFMRGFAAAGGIEAVDSVSITSLESAKQFVLRQDTKYFCFCGSNDQYESFGHEILSTLHREFPDRTFYLAGLPEKDLHAKWASEGIKQFIHIKSNCYEILSTILTEMEVALDERTKA, from the coding sequence ATGCTACGCTTGGATAACTTTCGGAATCAATCTTTTCCTTTAATGACCAAAGAGGACTGGAAAGCAAAAGCAGAGGAATCTTTAAAGGGTAAAAGTATTGAAACATTAAAAAGCAGTACATATGAAAAAATAATTTTGAAACCGCTTTATTCTCAGCAGGATGCTCAGAAAGCACCAGACTATCCGGGAGGTTCAGATTTTCGCAGAGGTATTAATCCATTAGGATATGTAACAAATGATTGGAAGATAGCACAGCGAATTTCATATCAATCGGTGGACGAATTAAAGGAAAAGCTCCATGGGAGCATTGGAAAAGGACAAACAGCGCTCTCATTTGAAGTTTCAGAGGTTCTTTTTGAATCAAATGAAAAGATATATGACATACTGGGAGATTTACCTTCTAGATTCCCGTTTGCTATTAATGGGAAAGGCCTACAATCAGCGTTTTTAGCAGCATTAACAGAACGTGAGACAAGCGCTAATAAAGTTAGTGGCTATGTTGGCAGCGATCCATTCTCTTTGTTTGTGGAGGAAGGATTCATCGTAGAAGAATTTTTCGAGGGTTGGATGGATGATATAGAGCTTGCAAATGAAAAACTACCAAAATTACGGACTGTTTTAATAAATACCTCAACCTACCATCAAGGCGGTGCCAATGCCGTTCAAGAGCTGGGAATTGCAGCCGCAGCCGGTACATTCTATCTTCAAAGTCTATTAGATAGAGGTATGAAGTTAGAGGATATTCTTGGAAAAATGATTTTTCAATTCTCAATTGGCGGCAATTTCTTTATAGAGCTAGCCAAGCTGCGTGCAGCACGTATTCTATGGAATAAAATTACGCAAGTTTATGGTGCTGATACTAAGGACCGGGGAATGCATATTACTGCAGAGACGTCTTCGTTCACAAAAACAGTTTATGACCCATATGTTAACCTTCTTCGTGCTGGAAATGAAGGATTCGCAGCAGTAGTCGGAGGAGTCCAATATCTTCACATAACTCCGTTTAATGGTATAACAGGCTGTTCGCAGCTTTCAGAACGGATTGCGAGAAACACACAAAACATTCTGAAGGAAGAAGCATATTTACAAAAAGTGGTTGACCCTGCCGGTGGCTCCTGGTACGTAGAAGCGCTGACAAAGGAGCTTGCAGAAAAAGCATGGCAGTATTTTCAGCAGATTGCAGCAAAAGGCGGTATGTTGGAAGTATTAAAATCAGGCTGGTTACAAGAAGAAATAGCAGCTGTCCAGACCAAACGGGAACAGGATGTCTTTACAAGAAAACAAAGTATTGTTGGAACTAACGTGTATGCTAATCTTGCTGAATCGGCTGGTTCCGCCGCAGTACAGATATCTAATAACCCTTTAAGTGTGGATCGTTCTAATAGAATTAACATTAGGAAAATTAACAACGTGAGATTATCAGAACCGTTTGAAAAACTGCGTAAAATAAGTGAAGAGATTACAAGTAAATCTGGTTCTAAACCCCAAATCGGCATGATTTGTCTAGGCGAGTTAAAATACTATAAGCCTAGGTTAGATTTCATGCGAGGATTCGCAGCTGCTGGGGGGATTGAAGCGGTCGATAGTGTTTCCATTACCTCGCTGGAATCTGCCAAACAATTTGTTTTAAGACAAGATACAAAATATTTTTGCTTTTGTGGAAGCAATGACCAATATGAATCATTTGGACATGAGATTCTATCAACACTTCATAGAGAATTTCCGGATCGGACTTTTTACTTAGCGGGTTTGCCAGAAAAAGACTTACATGCAAAATGGGCAAGTGAAGGAATAAAGCAATTTATTCATATAAAAAGTAACTGCTACGAAATTCTTTCGACCATTCTTACAGAGATGGAGGTGGCACTAGATGAGCGCACAAAAGCCTGA
- a CDS encoding transporter substrate-binding domain-containing protein translates to MKKVIGLFLTMILAVGVLAACGETKDENAGDKKTLVMATSADYAPFEYIESDKSDEIIGFDVDLANAIAGKLGYEVEIKDMDFGGLIQSLKSGQADFVLAGMTPTEKRKKNVDFSDIYYTAQHMVISKKESGIATVEDLKDKTVGVQLGSIQEGKAEEINETVAITVENRNRIPELIQELKAGRFDAIIIEDTVAKGYLDKETDLTNFTLSDDPEEAGSAIAFPKDSELTEKFNKELQKMKENGELQELIVKWFGGEN, encoded by the coding sequence ATGAAAAAGGTAATTGGTTTATTCTTAACAATGATTTTAGCTGTCGGTGTACTTGCAGCATGTGGTGAAACAAAAGATGAAAATGCAGGGGATAAGAAGACACTAGTGATGGCAACTTCAGCCGATTATGCGCCGTTTGAATATATTGAATCAGATAAAAGTGACGAAATCATTGGCTTTGATGTTGATTTAGCTAATGCGATTGCTGGAAAACTTGGCTATGAAGTTGAAATAAAAGATATGGATTTTGGCGGCTTGATTCAATCACTTAAATCTGGACAAGCAGACTTTGTATTAGCTGGAATGACTCCAACGGAAAAAAGAAAGAAAAATGTAGATTTCAGTGATATCTACTATACTGCACAGCACATGGTTATCTCTAAAAAAGAAAGTGGCATTGCAACAGTAGAAGATTTAAAAGATAAAACAGTTGGTGTTCAGTTAGGTTCTATTCAAGAAGGTAAAGCAGAAGAAATTAATGAAACGGTAGCTATTACAGTAGAAAATCGTAACCGTATCCCAGAGCTTATTCAAGAACTGAAAGCCGGTCGTTTTGACGCTATCATTATTGAAGACACAGTGGCTAAAGGATATCTTGATAAAGAAACTGATTTAACTAACTTCACCCTCAGCGATGACCCAGAAGAAGCAGGATCTGCGATTGCTTTTCCAAAGGATAGCGAGCTAACAGAGAAATTTAACAAAGAGCTTCAAAAAATGAAAGAAAACGGTGAATTACAAGAATTGATTGTTAAATGGTTTGGTGGGGAAAACTAA
- a CDS encoding amino acid ABC transporter permease, whose translation MNLDFTQFIPSMPYILEGILVTLKIVILAGILGFILGIILSFFKISKFKFLGWFADIYTSIFRGTPLVLQLMLIYYGSPQLVGYQIEPYTAAILSFALNSGAYISEIIRAGIQAIDKGQQEAAMALGVPYTKMMWDIILPQALKNILPALMNEFITLTKESAIVTTIGVMDIMRRSYQVGAENYSFFEPLLIAGLIYYLMVVTLTFLGKAVERRMRRSD comes from the coding sequence ATGAACTTAGATTTCACGCAATTTATTCCTTCGATGCCATACATTTTAGAGGGAATACTTGTTACACTTAAAATTGTCATTCTAGCAGGGATATTAGGATTTATTTTAGGAATAATCCTTTCATTTTTTAAAATTAGTAAATTCAAATTTCTTGGCTGGTTTGCTGACATCTATACATCGATTTTTCGTGGTACACCATTAGTATTACAATTGATGTTGATTTATTATGGGTCACCACAGTTAGTCGGGTATCAAATTGAACCATACACAGCTGCGATTTTATCTTTTGCGCTTAATTCTGGTGCTTACATATCTGAAATTATCAGAGCAGGTATTCAGGCGATTGATAAGGGACAGCAAGAAGCAGCAATGGCGCTGGGTGTGCCTTACACAAAAATGATGTGGGATATTATCCTGCCGCAAGCACTTAAAAATATCCTTCCAGCATTAATGAATGAATTTATTACATTAACCAAAGAATCTGCGATTGTTACCACAATCGGAGTCATGGATATTATGCGTCGTTCTTATCAGGTTGGGGCAGAAAACTATTCATTCTTCGAACCATTATTGATTGCTGGTCTAATCTATTACTTAATGGTCGTGACCTTGACCTTCCTAGGAAAAGCCGTTGAAAGGAGAATGAGACGCAGTGATTAA
- the meaB gene encoding methylmalonyl Co-A mutase-associated GTPase MeaB, with protein sequence MSEDLKPEWSNPNEPDKFSKLIKRGQELEGQPVTIERNTVFQKRKSMEPTIEALVDGVLSGNRGQLARAITLVESNAEQHFHKAQELLQKLLAHSGKAIRIGITGVPGAGKSTFIEAFGTYLCDLGLRVAVLAIDPSSSLSGGSILGDKTRMEQLSRNLRAFIRPSPTAGKLGGVHRKTREAMLICEAAGFDVILIETVGVGQSEVIIRDMVDFFMLLVLTGAGDELQGMKKGIMELADAVLVHKADGSNKEKAEQTRKEYSRILHFLQPATKGWASKAYTCSSITGEGIKEVWDVIKNFEEKGKSSGVFAERRKGQQRDWIYSLITDQLHYSFFHHPEVKIKLPQLENEVMAGEKTAAAAVDILFNTFLSDGK encoded by the coding sequence ATGTCGGAGGATCTGAAACCGGAGTGGAGCAACCCGAATGAACCGGATAAATTCTCGAAGCTGATTAAACGGGGACAGGAGCTGGAAGGTCAGCCAGTCACCATTGAAAGAAACACCGTCTTTCAGAAACGCAAGTCTATGGAACCAACGATTGAAGCATTAGTTGATGGGGTTCTCTCGGGAAATAGAGGCCAGCTCGCACGCGCCATCACACTAGTTGAGAGTAATGCTGAACAACATTTTCATAAGGCACAGGAACTTCTCCAAAAGCTCCTGGCCCACAGTGGTAAAGCAATTAGAATTGGGATAACGGGTGTGCCTGGTGCTGGCAAAAGTACATTTATCGAAGCGTTTGGCACCTACCTTTGCGACCTAGGTTTACGAGTGGCGGTGCTGGCGATCGATCCTAGTTCGAGTCTCTCGGGTGGAAGTATTCTTGGCGATAAAACGAGGATGGAGCAATTGTCGCGAAATCTAAGAGCTTTTATCCGGCCATCACCAACGGCTGGAAAGCTGGGTGGAGTACATCGAAAAACTAGAGAAGCAATGTTAATTTGCGAAGCTGCTGGTTTTGATGTGATCTTAATCGAAACCGTCGGAGTGGGCCAAAGCGAAGTGATTATTAGAGACATGGTCGACTTTTTTATGCTCCTTGTCCTAACTGGTGCCGGTGATGAATTACAGGGTATGAAGAAAGGAATTATGGAGCTGGCCGACGCAGTCCTTGTTCATAAAGCAGATGGATCCAATAAAGAAAAAGCGGAGCAGACAAGAAAAGAGTACAGCCGTATCCTTCATTTCTTACAGCCAGCTACAAAGGGCTGGGCGTCCAAGGCTTATACCTGCTCCTCTATAACAGGCGAGGGTATTAAAGAGGTTTGGGATGTTATCAAGAATTTTGAGGAGAAAGGAAAATCTTCTGGGGTGTTTGCTGAGCGACGAAAAGGGCAGCAGCGTGATTGGATATATTCTCTCATAACCGATCAGCTGCACTACAGCTTCTTTCACCATCCGGAAGTTAAAATCAAATTACCTCAATTAGAAAATGAAGTAATGGCTGGAGAAAAAACTGCAGCAGCAGCTGTGGATATACTCTTCAATACATTCCTATCAGATGGTAAGTAA
- a CDS encoding dihydrolipoamide acetyltransferase family protein, with protein MVIEQIKMPQLGESVTEGTISKWLVSVGDKVNKYDPLAEVMTDKVNAEVPSSFTGTIKELVAEDGDTLAVGEIICTIEIEGSNAEEVSVSEQKADVSETVAVTQQSEQGNKARYSPAVLKISQEHGIDLTQVTGTGAGGRITRKDLLKLIESGNIPTAGAKVEAPKQAEEAQPAAVQITVPSVSTQPVAAPKQPVPAPNIPVAAGDIEIPVTGIRKAIAANMLRSKHEAPHAWTMIEVDATNLVEYRNSLKDEFKQKEGFNLTFFAFFVKAVAQALKEFPQINSMWAGDKIILKKDINISIAVATDDALYVPVIKHADEKTIKGIAREISELAVKVRTNKLRSEDMQGGTFTVNNTGSFGSVQSMGIINYPQAAILQVESIVKRPVVMNNGMIAVRDMVNLCMSLDHRVLDGLVCGRFLQRVKEILENTSKSTTSIY; from the coding sequence TTGGTAATTGAACAAATTAAAATGCCTCAGTTAGGGGAAAGTGTAACCGAAGGAACAATCTCTAAGTGGCTGGTTTCTGTCGGAGATAAAGTAAACAAATACGATCCATTAGCTGAAGTGATGACCGATAAAGTAAACGCAGAAGTTCCTTCTTCTTTCACAGGTACAATTAAAGAATTAGTTGCAGAAGATGGTGACACACTCGCGGTCGGAGAAATCATTTGTACCATTGAAATCGAGGGCAGCAATGCTGAAGAAGTAAGCGTAAGTGAGCAAAAAGCGGATGTGTCTGAAACAGTTGCAGTTACCCAACAATCTGAGCAAGGTAACAAAGCCCGTTATTCACCTGCTGTTCTAAAGATTTCTCAAGAACATGGAATTGATCTAACACAGGTGACAGGCACCGGTGCAGGTGGCCGTATTACAAGAAAAGATTTATTGAAATTAATTGAATCTGGTAATATCCCAACTGCAGGAGCAAAAGTAGAAGCACCTAAGCAGGCAGAGGAAGCTCAACCTGCTGCAGTACAAATAACGGTACCATCTGTTTCAACTCAGCCAGTTGCAGCTCCGAAGCAACCAGTTCCTGCTCCGAATATCCCAGTTGCAGCAGGCGATATCGAAATACCGGTAACAGGAATCCGTAAAGCAATTGCGGCAAATATGCTGCGCAGTAAGCATGAAGCACCGCATGCTTGGACCATGATAGAAGTGGACGCAACCAATCTTGTAGAATACCGCAATTCTTTGAAGGATGAATTTAAGCAAAAAGAAGGCTTCAATTTAACCTTCTTTGCCTTTTTCGTTAAAGCTGTTGCGCAAGCTTTAAAAGAATTTCCACAGATCAATTCCATGTGGGCCGGGGATAAGATAATTCTAAAGAAAGACATCAATATCTCTATTGCCGTTGCAACGGACGATGCATTGTATGTACCTGTCATTAAGCATGCCGATGAGAAAACGATAAAGGGAATTGCTCGCGAAATTTCTGAACTTGCTGTTAAAGTAAGAACCAATAAACTTCGCTCAGAAGATATGCAGGGCGGAACGTTTACTGTCAACAATACTGGTTCATTTGGATCGGTACAATCAATGGGAATTATCAATTATCCACAGGCAGCAATCCTTCAGGTAGAATCAATTGTCAAGCGGCCTGTCGTGATGAACAATGGAATGATTGCCGTTCGCGATATGGTAAATCTATGTATGTCACTCGACCACAGAGTATTAGATGGACTGGTTTGCGGTCGATTCTTACAGCGAGTAAAAGAAATTCTTGAAAATACATCAAAATCTACTACATCAATATATTAG
- the scpA gene encoding methylmalonyl-CoA mutase: protein MSAQKPDFENISLFDEQDFMTTEQWQEQVNKEIDTSIDDLLFETNEQIQLKPLYTSDDRTGIQHLDDLPGIPPFTRGPYPTMYVNRPWTVRQYAGFSTAEESNAFYRRNLAMGQKGLSVAFDLATHRGYDSDHPRVVGDVGKAGVAIDSILDMKTLFDGIPLDQMSVSMTMNGAVLPILAFFIVTAEEQGVTQDKLSGTIQNDILKEYMVRNTYIYPPEMSMKIIADIFEYTSKYMPKFNSISISGYHMQEAGAPADLELAYTLADGLEYVRTGLKAGIDIDKFAPRLSFFWAIGMNYFMEVAKMRAARLIWAKMMKSFEPKNEKSMALRTHSQTSGWSLTEQDPFNNVIRTLLEAHAAAMGHTQSLHTNALDEAIALPTDFSARIARNTQLFLQEETGITNVIDPWAGSYYVEKLTQELAERAWTHIEEIENLGGMAKAIETGLPKMRIEEAAARRQAQIDSGKETIIGVNRYRLEKEEAIDILDIDNTAVRLKQIEKLTSLKAGRDDTKVAAALAALTKGAETGEGNLLELAVQAARVRATLGEISDAIEKVSSRHKAVIRSISGVYSKAFSNEEEITEVKKMTDEFLENEGRRPRILIAKMGQDGHDRGAKVIATAFADLGFDVDIGPLFQTPEETAMQAVENDVHVIGMSSLAAGHKTLLPQLALELRKLGREDILIVIGGVIPAQDYQFLYDNGAAAIFGPGTIIPVAAQKVIKEIYKQLGYEEVEK, encoded by the coding sequence ATGAGCGCACAAAAGCCTGATTTCGAAAATATTTCCTTGTTTGATGAACAAGACTTCATGACGACAGAACAATGGCAGGAACAGGTTAACAAAGAGATAGATACCTCCATTGATGATTTATTGTTCGAAACGAATGAACAAATTCAACTAAAACCACTCTATACTTCTGATGACCGTACTGGGATTCAGCATTTAGATGACTTGCCAGGTATTCCGCCATTTACTCGAGGACCCTATCCGACCATGTATGTGAATCGTCCATGGACGGTAAGACAATATGCAGGGTTTTCGACTGCTGAGGAGAGCAACGCATTCTATCGACGTAATCTAGCGATGGGTCAAAAAGGCTTGTCGGTTGCCTTTGATTTAGCGACACATCGCGGCTATGATTCTGACCATCCGCGTGTTGTTGGGGATGTCGGCAAGGCTGGGGTTGCTATCGATTCGATTCTTGATATGAAGACCCTTTTTGACGGGATCCCTTTGGATCAAATGTCAGTATCCATGACGATGAATGGCGCGGTTTTACCGATTCTTGCTTTTTTTATTGTTACAGCTGAGGAACAGGGAGTCACACAGGATAAGCTGTCCGGAACGATTCAAAATGATATTTTAAAAGAGTATATGGTCCGTAACACATATATTTATCCACCTGAGATGTCAATGAAAATTATCGCAGATATTTTTGAGTATACCTCCAAATATATGCCAAAGTTTAATAGTATCAGTATTTCTGGCTATCATATGCAGGAGGCTGGTGCGCCAGCTGACCTGGAATTAGCCTACACTCTTGCTGATGGGTTGGAGTATGTAAGGACAGGGCTGAAGGCTGGAATTGACATTGATAAATTTGCGCCAAGATTGTCCTTTTTCTGGGCAATAGGAATGAATTATTTTATGGAAGTTGCTAAAATGCGGGCGGCACGTTTAATCTGGGCAAAAATGATGAAATCATTCGAACCGAAAAATGAGAAATCAATGGCACTCAGAACTCATTCCCAAACATCAGGTTGGAGTTTGACGGAGCAAGACCCATTTAATAATGTCATTCGTACCTTACTTGAAGCACATGCTGCGGCAATGGGACATACGCAATCCCTCCATACCAATGCTTTGGACGAAGCAATTGCCCTGCCAACTGATTTCTCAGCTCGAATTGCCCGAAATACACAATTATTTTTACAAGAAGAAACAGGTATCACCAATGTAATTGATCCTTGGGCTGGATCTTATTATGTTGAAAAGCTGACACAAGAATTGGCAGAAAGAGCTTGGACACATATTGAGGAAATTGAAAATCTAGGCGGCATGGCCAAAGCGATTGAGACAGGTCTTCCCAAAATGAGAATTGAAGAGGCTGCCGCAAGGAGACAAGCTCAAATCGACTCAGGAAAAGAAACAATAATTGGTGTAAATCGATATCGTCTAGAAAAGGAAGAAGCAATTGATATATTGGATATTGATAATACTGCAGTTCGGTTAAAACAAATAGAGAAATTAACTAGCTTAAAAGCAGGCCGTGATGACACAAAGGTGGCAGCAGCTTTGGCAGCTTTAACAAAGGGTGCTGAAACAGGTGAAGGCAACTTGTTAGAACTTGCAGTTCAAGCTGCAAGAGTTCGCGCCACCTTAGGTGAAATATCCGATGCGATTGAGAAGGTTTCCAGCAGACATAAAGCTGTGATTCGTTCTATTAGCGGGGTGTATAGTAAGGCATTTTCAAACGAAGAGGAAATTACTGAAGTGAAAAAGATGACAGATGAATTCCTCGAGAATGAAGGCAGGAGACCAAGAATTCTAATTGCAAAAATGGGTCAGGATGGACATGACCGTGGTGCCAAGGTGATTGCCACCGCCTTCGCAGACCTAGGGTTTGATGTTGATATTGGTCCATTATTCCAGACTCCGGAAGAAACGGCCATGCAGGCAGTAGAAAACGATGTTCATGTGATCGGAATGAGCTCATTGGCCGCAGGTCACAAGACTTTATTGCCACAACTTGCGCTTGAGTTAAGAAAGCTTGGCCGGGAAGACATATTGATCGTCATTGGCGGCGTAATCCCAGCACAGGACTATCAATTCTTATATGACAATGGAGCAGCGGCTATTTTCGGACCAGGAACCATTATCCCAGTTGCTGCCCAAAAGGTGATAAAAGAAATTTATAAGCAGCTTGGCTATGAGGAAGTGGAAAAATAG
- a CDS encoding alpha-ketoacid dehydrogenase subunit beta codes for MAVISYIDAVTMAIREEMERDPKVFVLGEDVGVKGGVFKATQGLYEQFGEERVIDTPLAESAIAGVGIGAAMYGMRPIAEMQFADFIMPAVNQIISEAAKIRYRSNNDWSCPMVIRAPYGGGVHGALYHSQSVEAVFANTPGLKIVMPSTPYDVKGLLKAAIRDNDPVLFFEHKRAYRLIKGEVPADDYTLPIGKADVKREGEDITVITYGLCVHFALQAAEKLAKDGISAHILDLRTVYPLDKEAIIEAASKTGKVLLVTEDNKEGSIISEVSAIIAENCLFELDAPIMRLAGPDVPAMPYAPTMEKFFMVNPDKVEKAMRELAEY; via the coding sequence ATGGCAGTAATTTCTTATATAGATGCGGTCACAATGGCCATTCGGGAAGAAATGGAACGTGATCCAAAGGTTTTTGTACTCGGTGAAGACGTAGGGGTTAAAGGCGGAGTCTTTAAAGCTACGCAGGGCTTATACGAACAATTTGGTGAAGAGCGTGTAATCGATACACCGCTTGCTGAATCCGCAATTGCCGGGGTAGGAATCGGTGCAGCGATGTACGGAATGAGACCAATTGCTGAAATGCAATTTGCTGATTTTATTATGCCTGCTGTAAATCAAATTATCTCAGAAGCGGCAAAAATTCGCTATCGTTCAAATAACGATTGGAGCTGTCCAATGGTTATTCGTGCTCCATATGGCGGCGGCGTACATGGCGCCCTTTATCATTCACAATCAGTTGAGGCGGTTTTTGCAAATACACCAGGATTGAAAATTGTAATGCCATCAACCCCTTATGATGTGAAGGGGTTATTAAAAGCAGCTATCCGTGATAATGATCCAGTGCTATTCTTTGAGCATAAGCGGGCATACCGGTTAATTAAAGGAGAAGTCCCAGCTGATGATTACACATTGCCAATTGGAAAAGCAGATGTGAAGCGTGAAGGTGAAGACATTACGGTTATTACTTATGGGCTTTGTGTTCATTTTGCCCTCCAGGCAGCTGAAAAATTAGCTAAGGATGGTATTTCTGCGCATATCCTTGACCTAAGAACTGTATATCCGTTAGATAAAGAAGCAATCATTGAAGCTGCCTCTAAGACGGGTAAAGTGTTACTTGTTACCGAGGATAATAAAGAAGGCAGTATTATTAGTGAAGTATCTGCCATTATTGCTGAAAATTGCTTATTTGAGTTAGATGCGCCAATTATGCGCCTGGCAGGACCGGATGTCCCAGCAATGCCATATGCACCAACAATGGAGAAGTTTTTTATGGTCAATCCAGACAAAGTTGAAAAAGCAATGCGCGAATTGGCAGAATACTAA
- a CDS encoding BrxA/BrxB family bacilliredoxin, translating into MSMDFNFFMNDVVTQARNEITAAGYKELRTPEEVEEALEQKGTTLVMINSVCGCAGGIARPAAAHALHYDKRPDHLVTVFAGQDKEATEKARSYFTGYPPSSPSFALLKDGKIISMVERHQIEGYDPATVVARLQKEFEENCEEL; encoded by the coding sequence ATGAGCATGGATTTCAATTTTTTCATGAATGATGTTGTAACTCAAGCACGTAATGAGATCACAGCAGCTGGCTATAAAGAACTTAGAACACCAGAAGAGGTTGAAGAGGCGCTTGAACAAAAAGGTACAACCTTAGTGATGATTAACTCTGTATGTGGTTGTGCAGGCGGAATTGCACGTCCAGCAGCAGCTCATGCCCTTCATTATGATAAGCGTCCTGACCACCTAGTAACAGTTTTTGCAGGCCAGGATAAAGAAGCAACAGAAAAAGCACGCAGTTATTTTACAGGTTATCCACCATCCTCTCCATCTTTTGCCTTATTAAAAGACGGAAAAATAATTTCAATGGTTGAAAGACACCAAATTGAAGGCTACGATCCAGCAACTGTGGTAGCTAGACTACAAAAAGAATTCGAAGAAAACTGCGAAGAGCTATAA
- a CDS encoding amino acid ABC transporter ATP-binding protein, whose product MIKVENLHKNYGKLEVLKGISTTIEAGEVVAIIGPSGSGKSTFLRCMNLLENPTSGRILVGDQDVTDKKTNIMKVRQNVGMVFQHFHLFPHKTVLENLTYAPIKVKGLSKADAEKIAFDLLDKVGLAEKAKEYPTRLSGGQKQRVAIARALAMEPEVMLFDEPTSALDPEMVKEVLEVMKSLAHTGMTMAIVTHEMGFAREVADRVLFLDGGVLVEDAAPQEFFTNPKSQRAQDFLQKML is encoded by the coding sequence GTGATTAAAGTAGAGAATTTGCATAAAAATTACGGTAAGCTTGAAGTATTAAAGGGAATTTCCACAACCATCGAAGCAGGAGAAGTTGTGGCAATTATTGGACCATCTGGTTCAGGAAAGTCAACCTTCCTGCGCTGCATGAACCTTCTCGAAAACCCGACTAGCGGAAGAATTCTCGTAGGGGACCAAGATGTAACCGATAAAAAGACGAATATCATGAAGGTGCGGCAGAATGTTGGTATGGTTTTTCAACATTTTCATTTATTCCCTCATAAAACGGTTTTGGAGAATCTTACCTATGCACCAATAAAAGTTAAAGGGCTATCAAAAGCAGATGCAGAAAAGATTGCTTTTGACTTGTTAGATAAAGTTGGATTAGCGGAAAAAGCCAAAGAATACCCGACGAGATTATCTGGCGGACAAAAGCAGCGGGTTGCCATCGCAAGGGCACTGGCAATGGAGCCGGAAGTTATGCTTTTTGATGAACCCACCTCTGCTCTTGACCCTGAAATGGTGAAGGAAGTATTAGAGGTTATGAAATCCCTCGCGCATACCGGGATGACAATGGCAATTGTTACGCACGAAATGGGCTTTGCTCGTGAGGTAGCTGACCGAGTATTGTTCCTTGATGGAGGAGTGCTGGTGGAAGATGCAGCGCCGCAAGAATTTTTCACAAATCCCAAGAGCCAGCGCGCACAAGATTTCTTGCAAAAAATGCTCTAA